Proteins from a single region of Gossypium arboreum isolate Shixiya-1 chromosome 1, ASM2569848v2, whole genome shotgun sequence:
- the LOC128295734 gene encoding uncharacterized protein LOC128295734 codes for MPSFSQIPHAALAFLFPFSRTLSHYPKPMIPIPPGNELLIQPRRMIFSLKISFWLRLQQSRRRSTAYPRYECCTGIWRRVGVCTGAVLAYGGLVWLLEALYYAWRLQGLRRK; via the exons ATGCCTTCATTCAGCCAAATCCCTCATGCAGCCCTagcctttctttttccctttagCCGAACCCTAAGTCACTACCCCAAACCAATGATTCCCATCCCCCCAGGCAACGAACTGCTCATCCAACCCCGGAGGATGATTTTTAGCCTCAAAATCTCCTTCTGGCTTCGACTTCAACAAAGCAGAAGGAGATCTACGGCGTACCCCAG GTACGAGTGCTGTACTGGCATATGGAGGCGCGTTGGCGTGTGTACGGGAGCCGTGTTGGCGTACGGAGGCTTGGTGTGGTTGCTGGAGGCGTTGTACTATGCCTGGAGGCTGCAGGGGTTGCGGCGCAAATGA